A single genomic interval of Polaribacter vadi harbors:
- a CDS encoding GNAT family N-acetyltransferase — MNEFKKYPLQDETLDKFKTCFDLNGSPKKTENIKWQFLNNSEKNSIVHIAFDEENNRTAGIYALFCVKFKIKNKTYTATQSLDTMTDVNYRGQGLFIKLAKDVYNKAEEKGISLVYGFPNGNSIYSFRKRLGWEVLDPVPFVIKPLRSRYFTDKISVLSFLPDFKLSFFSYKKNNKFQIKEENKFPDDVNTIWKNFSKNINVAIHRDKAYLEWRYIQKPNENYKISHCYDLNCQYLGFVIYTVKEKHNGKIAYIMELMYNLEEPKVGKLLLNYAIDRIKKEKADCILAWSFEHSPNHKIFKKQFFLKMPEKLKPIELHFGARSFNKNLTNIINKRENWFISYSDSDTV; from the coding sequence ATGAATGAATTTAAAAAGTACCCATTACAAGATGAAACTTTGGATAAATTTAAAACTTGCTTTGATTTAAATGGAAGCCCAAAGAAAACTGAAAACATAAAATGGCAGTTTTTAAATAACTCTGAGAAGAATTCAATTGTTCATATTGCATTTGACGAAGAGAATAATAGAACAGCTGGTATATATGCGTTGTTCTGTGTTAAATTTAAAATTAAAAATAAAACCTATACAGCTACGCAATCATTGGATACCATGACCGATGTTAATTATAGAGGTCAAGGGTTATTTATTAAACTGGCGAAAGATGTGTATAATAAGGCTGAAGAAAAAGGGATTTCATTGGTTTATGGTTTCCCTAATGGGAACTCAATTTATAGCTTTAGAAAAAGATTGGGTTGGGAAGTGTTAGATCCAGTTCCTTTTGTTATTAAACCGCTGAGGTCTAGGTATTTTACTGATAAAATTTCGGTATTAAGTTTTCTTCCAGATTTTAAATTGTCGTTTTTTAGCTATAAAAAGAATAATAAATTTCAAATTAAAGAAGAAAATAAATTTCCAGATGACGTAAATACTATTTGGAAAAACTTTTCAAAAAATATTAATGTGGCTATTCATAGAGACAAGGCCTATTTAGAATGGAGATATATTCAAAAACCAAATGAAAATTATAAAATTTCTCATTGTTATGATTTAAACTGTCAATATTTAGGTTTTGTTATTTATACAGTAAAGGAGAAGCATAATGGTAAAATTGCCTATATTATGGAGTTGATGTATAATTTAGAAGAACCTAAAGTTGGAAAATTGTTGCTAAATTATGCAATTGATAGAATAAAAAAAGAAAAAGCAGATTGTATTTTAGCTTGGAGCTTTGAACATTCACCTAATCACAAAATATTTAAGAAACAATTTTTTTTAAAGATGCCGGAGAAATTAAAACCAATTGAATTGCATTTTGGTGCTCGGTCTTTTAATAAAAACTTAACAAATATTATTAATAAAAGAGAGAATTGGTTTATTAGTTATTCTGATTCAGATACTGTTTAA
- a CDS encoding glycosyltransferase translates to MSKGTIVYIGAFEFPDKNPATHRVVSNAKAIRSLGYETVFVGINKTIAAEYIQENHFGFCVYSQKYPSNVLAWFKYITAFKLYINIIKKQENVKAVICYNSPSISISLLRKWGRRQKVKIIADCTEWYELEKGEKGIKRYIKKLDIYNRMFLVHPKLDGVIVISSYLESFYNKKGTRTIKVPPLTDSDDDKWKKNDINVSNKKNIIYVGAPFSLDTMRQKDRLDYLIDALLIYERQYEFVFHIVGSTREDFLTYYPNFTEKLLGKEEFIKFYGKLSHREAINKLKKCDYSIFVRDNTLTNKAGFPTKFVEAITCGLPVLSNRNSNIEDFLKEGENGFFINNDSIEELIKSLEKPLSISQRELLSMKTQTYNSKLFDFRNYINHFKEILE, encoded by the coding sequence ATGAGTAAAGGAACAATAGTTTATATAGGAGCATTTGAATTTCCTGACAAAAATCCAGCTACTCATCGAGTAGTGTCTAATGCAAAAGCAATTAGGTCTTTGGGTTATGAAACTGTTTTTGTAGGAATTAATAAAACCATTGCAGCGGAATATATTCAAGAAAATCATTTTGGGTTTTGTGTTTATTCTCAAAAATATCCAAGTAATGTACTTGCCTGGTTTAAATATATAACGGCGTTTAAACTTTATATAAATATTATAAAAAAACAAGAAAATGTTAAAGCTGTAATTTGTTATAATTCTCCGTCCATATCCATTTCATTATTGCGTAAATGGGGTAGGAGACAAAAGGTTAAAATAATTGCAGACTGTACTGAGTGGTATGAGTTAGAGAAAGGAGAGAAAGGAATTAAACGATATATAAAGAAATTAGATATTTATAACAGAATGTTTTTGGTTCATCCAAAATTGGATGGAGTTATTGTAATTAGTAGTTATCTTGAAAGTTTTTATAATAAAAAAGGTACTAGAACTATAAAGGTACCTCCTTTAACGGATAGTGATGACGATAAATGGAAAAAAAATGACATAAACGTTTCAAATAAAAAAAACATTATTTATGTAGGAGCCCCTTTTTCATTAGATACTATGAGACAAAAAGATAGGTTAGATTATTTAATAGATGCTCTTTTAATTTATGAAAGACAATATGAGTTTGTTTTTCATATTGTAGGAAGTACTAGAGAAGATTTTTTAACATATTATCCAAATTTTACTGAAAAGCTTTTAGGGAAAGAAGAGTTTATTAAATTTTATGGGAAATTATCTCATAGAGAGGCTATAAATAAATTAAAGAAATGTGATTACTCCATATTTGTTAGAGATAATACTTTGACAAATAAAGCTGGTTTTCCAACAAAATTTGTTGAAGCAATTACCTGTGGTTTACCTGTATTATCAAATAGAAATAGCAATATCGAAGATTTTTTAAAAGAAGGAGAAAATGGCTTTTTTATAAACAATGATTCAATTGAAGAATTAATTAAATCATTAGAAAAACCTCTTTCAATAAGTCAAAGAGAATTATTGAGTATGAAAACTCAAACTTATAATTCAAAATTATTCGATTTTAGAAATTATATCAACCATTTCAAAGAAATATTAGAATGA